In Onychostoma macrolepis isolate SWU-2019 chromosome 12, ASM1243209v1, whole genome shotgun sequence, a single window of DNA contains:
- the kif20bb gene encoding kinesin-like protein KIF20B isoform X2 — MPFLRWFRLSCQSSRTTVPFTSALGVKVRRSELSDWSDLNRVAATAGKKHVIDVNGLRLITIKRKLNVGFVKMMESCLNHKPGRVGSITAEDLRKDLSIEFSKLSRDSVFLDKEHLQVYLRVRPFTTAERTEGESQECISIEPPDTVILKAPRASLTARHSERFGTQLAQRFQFSQVYGPETTQRDIFDGTAKSLVKEVLDGGNSLIFSYGVTNAGKTFTFFGPDSDSGILPRSLNVIFNSIEGRNYSQNNIKPHRCVDFIRLTKEQQDEEATNKRNFLRRFKDIDPQKTLSSMSSSSCSSFESSTSSDTNGDSVCLDETSYVKFSVWVSFCEIYNENVHDLLDVVPNGSHRRNVLRLAQDVKGNAFVKDLKWVQVNSAEEALKVVKIGRKNQSFSSTKLNNVSSRSHSIFSIRILRIDDVGVPRVQTISELSLCDLAGSERCAKTQNRGDRLKEAGNINTSLLTLGKCINALRLNQTQTKFHQHIPFRESKLTHYLQGFFCGHGKVCMIININQCASVYDETLNVLKFSAVAQKVVVHNPKPAPSIALKRSARDVSMIINNADKKDWTRRSSLMGWEMSLEDVQEDEDDEEMGEDDGESMEDNTVLEATESQELCELQLKIEELQEKLSKEESEKIIMESRIREEVTAEFMELFSNMEKDYNERLQREKEIVEERADRRLELLKNLVNKTSEEMAAVSSDENAAKEAKIELLDSMIEAMRNDIAKIKGDAEAVQNCLTNVPESPRTINHLRTQLEEKRDELFKSQQHLSLKNKEFEAMCVQMQESNDQLLQANKNYENQKLRCQELMSICQEKDDMVSKLQTALDQNVEAATKDRAFINNIKEEILNFRNNCKCMLKEDGEPRGEEMTNQETQQLLQELKMKEEQLNELKLERCSLEKKVCDLSDRLAELTRAHEATVVMERAEVYKVTNENKTLANELHELQQTANEMGSKLKTLQIELNTQTKIANELSEELDAAKALIKEHQAEFCNQSRTIESLMTDADNLHQELSVCQLTHEKKEAECEKMLELSHEKSRQISDLEQEVSQTRANMCQLEELCSQLKYERDAQAQEYQSLLSRYDAQKFVVAQIKSNSELLEELTALKHQQGRIEEQEQDSRDDCWKTLQDKLIQILSKLNQHGEVLNIVRTIVENEISKPRDEAKRRITAMEKDLAHKDAKLETKAQEILKLRELVNDGLNKIKTMSCDLQQVETERSDVRDQLSEAKMQKEQLEKQILILSEEKKMFQQKLCEANEMRDQAGHSLSCTEQSIEPQQTVKSNHAIEEENIQTFQTTCQDILAEQKLIEKTCVNLNKDCTQTDEEELLQARQNEIESITEDLAKLQEMYQKPSVGVSDEPQQEERRACRPAENTKPNEEQADDKQEKGLDGAAVGKVAQVARRLEGDQQNRLQLEILKQQLAKKQDTIGKLQREKDLAAQKVGSSKQTSTVKTKNKGNSFSPTQEVAELDSSILSTKSLRKERFPKPELEISFTPLKPDRMKVRKPGEAESVTIKLRRTARKRKSPEMENSVEPENRKNRRLKVNNKENMQSIETPTVQGEKVSQLKQKYSPAILKVKKDGALQKIGDFIQSSPTLFGSKAKKIMSVVNVKSPAPPNPSENNKPKKSKRKLFKTRVSSPLDIPSHPIIGGSDDDNKESDHLIIKRKLRTRTAKRWSKH; from the exons ATGCCATTTTTGCGTTGGTTTCGCTTATCGTGTCAGTCAAGTAGAACTACAGTACCTTTTACTTCCGCTTTGGGGGTGAAGGTACGTCGTAGCGAACTCTCCGATTGGTCCGATTTGAACAGAGTGGCCGCGACGGCAGGAAAGAAGCATGTTATCGATGTAAACGGGTTACGGTTAATAACAATAAAGCGAAAA ctAAACGTAGGCTTCGTCAAGATGATGGAATCGTGTTTAAATCATAAGCCTGGGAGAGTTGGCTCTATAACGGCTGAGGACCTCCGGAAAGATCTTTCCATCGAGTTTTCCAAATTATCAAgg GACTCAGTATTTCTGGACAAAGAGCATCTGCAGGTCTATCTCCGTGTCCGCCCATTCACTACTGCAGAGAGAACAGAAGGAGAATCGCAG GAGTGCATCTCAATTGAGCCTCCAGATACCGTGATTCTGAAGGCACCTAGAGCATCTCTGACAGCCAGACACAGTGAGAGATTCGGGACACAGCTGGCACAACGATTTCAGTTCTCACAG GTGTACGGTCCAGAAACGACACAAAGAGATATATTTGATGGAACAGCCAAAAGCCTTGTGAAAGAAGTGTTGGATGGAGGGAATTCCTTGATCTTTTCTTATGGAGTTACTAATGCTGGGAAGACGTTTACTTTTTTTG GCCCTGATTCAGATAGTGGAATTCTGCCCAGGTCATTAAATGTGATCTTTAACAGCATAGAAGGCAGAAATTATTCTCAAAATAACATCAAGCCTCACAGATGTGTCGACTTTATAAGACTCACCAAAGAGCAGCAGGATGAGGAAGCGACAAATAAGAGAAACTTTCTTCGCCGATTTAAAGAt ATTGACCCCCAGAAAACCCTGTCTAGCATGTCCAGCTCCAGCTGTTCATCATTTGAAA GCTCCACCTCTAGTGACACAAATGGGGACAGTGTCTGTTTGGATGAGACCTCTTATGTTAAATTTTCTGTGTGGGTCTCCTTTTGTGAAATCTACAATGAAAACGTCCATGATCTGCTTGATGTTGTTCCAAATGGCTCTCACAGAAGGAATGTTTTGCGGCTAGCCCAAGATGTTAAAGGAAATGCTTTTGTGAAAG ATCTAAAATGGGTTCAAGTCAACAGTGCAGAAGAGGCATTAAAAGTTGTGAAAATCGGAAGGAAAAATCAAAGTTTTTCATCCACCAAGCTCAACAATGTCTCTAGCAGAAG CCACAGTATATTTTCCATTCGGATCTTGCGTATTGATGATGTCGGTGTTCCTCGAGTTCAGACAATAAGCGA gttGTCATTATGTGATTTGGCTGGATCTGAGCGATGTGCAAAGACTCAGAACCGAGGAGACCGCTTAAAAGAAGCTGGAAACATCAACACTTCCTTGTTAACGCTAGGGAAATGCATCAATGCTCTGAGGCTTAACCAAACGCAAACCAA GTTTCATCAGCACATCCCCTTCAGAGAGAGCAAACTCACACATTATTTGCAGGGTTTTTTCTGTGGCCATGGAAAAGTCTGCATGATCATCAACATAAACCAGTGTGCCTCTGTATATGATGAAACCCTGAATGTCCTCAAGTTCTCAGCAGTGGCTCAGAAG GTGGTGGTCCACAACCCTAAACCAGCTCCTAGCATTGCGCTCAAGAGATCTGCCAGAGATGTGTCCATGATAATCAATAACGCTGATAAGAAGGATTGGACCAGGAGAAGCTCGCTCATGGGCTGGGAGATGAGCCTAGAGGACGTGCAGgaggatgaagatgatgaagaaATGGGTGAGGATGATGGTGAGAGCATGGAGGACAACACTGTCCTAGAGGCTACAGAAAGTCAAGAGCTGTGTGAG CTTCAGTTGAAAATTGAAGAGCTCCAAGAGAAGCTGTCCAAAGAAGAGtctgaaaaaataattatggaATCTCGTATTCGTGAGGAAGTCACTGCAGAGTTTATGGAGCTGTTTTCTAACATGGAAAAAGACTACAA TGAACGTCttcaaagagagaaagaaattgTTGAGGAAAGAGCAGATAGGAGGCTTGAGCTACTGAAGAATCTGGTCAACAAAACTTCCGAAGAAATGGCTGCTGTTAGCAGTGATGAGAATGCTGCAAAG GAGGCTAAGATTGAGCTTTTGGACAGCATGATTGAGGCAATGCGAAATGATATAGCTAAGATAAAAGGAGATGCAGAGGCAGTACAGAATTGCTTGACAAATGTCCCTGAATCACCCAGAACAATTAATCATCTGAGGACACAGCTGGAGGAGAAGAGAGATGAGCTTTTCAAAAGCCAACAACATCTcagtcttaaaaataaag AGTTTGAAGCAATGTGTGTTCAAATGCAGGAATCAAATGACCAGCTTCTCCAAGCAAATAAA aATTATGAAAACCAGAAACTGAGATGTCAGGAACTCATGTCAATCTGCCAGGAGAAAGATGACATGGTCTCTAAATTACAGACTGCTTTGGACCAAAACGTGGAGGCAGCTACTAAAGAT AGGGCTTTCATTAATAATATCAAAGAAGAAATCCTAAATTTCAGAAACAACTGTAAGTGTATGCTGAAAGAAGATGGTGAACCTAGAGGGGAGGAAATGACAAATCAGGAAACTCAGCAGCTTTTGCAAGAACTGAAAATGAAAGAGGAGCAGCTGAATGAACTTAAACTTGAGCGTTGTTCACTTGAGAAAAAAGTGTGTGATCTCTCTGATAGACTGGCAGAGCTGACTCGTGCACATGAAGCCACTGTGGTGATGGAGAGAGCAGAGGTCTACAAAGTCACAAATGAGAACAAGACTCTTGCCAATGAGCTACATGAACTTCAGCAGACAGCCAATGAGATGGGCTCAAAGCTCAAAACTCTGCAGATAGAATTGAACACTCAGACAAAGATTGCCAATGAGCTTTCAGAAGAACTTGATGCAGCCAAAGCTTTGATTAAGGAACATCAAGCAGAGTTTTGCAATCAGTCCAGAACTATTGAATCCTTAATGACAGATGCAGATAATTTGCATCAGGAACTCAGTGTCTGTCAGCTCACTCATGAGAAAAAGGAGGCTGAATGTGAGAAGATGTTGGAGTTATCTCATGAGAAGAGCCGACAGATCAGTGACCTGGAGCAGGAGGTCAGCCAGACCAGAGCAAACATGTGCCAGCTGGAGGAACTCTGCAGTCAGCTTAAATATGAGCGTGATGCCCAGGCACAAGAGTACCAGAGCCTACTGAGCCGTTATGACGCTCAAAAGTTTGTTGTGGCCCAAATAAAAAGTAACTCTGAGCTCCTGGAAGAACTGACTGCTCTGAAACATCAGCAGGGGAGGATAGAAGAACAAGAGCAAGACTCCAGAGATGATTGCTggaaaactctgcaggacaaacTCATTCAAATTCTGAGCAAACTGAACCAGCACGGGGAAGTTCTGAACATAGTAAGAACAATTGTAGAGAATGAGATCTCTAAGCCAAGAGATGAGGCAAAGAGGAGAATAACTGCGATGGAGAAAGATCTGGCTCATAAAGATGCAAAACTAGAGACTAAAGCCCAAGAGATTTTGAA ATTGAGAGAACTTGTCAACGATGGACTTAATAAAATCAAGACCATGAGTTGTGATTTGCAGCAGGTGGAGACAGAGCGATCTGATGTCAGAGATCAGTTATCTGAGGCTAAAATGCAGAAAGAACAGTTAGAGAAACAG ATTTTGATCTTAagtgaagaaaagaaaatgtttcagCAGAAGCTATGTGAAGCAAATGAGATGAGGGATCAGGCTGGACACAGTTTGAGCTGTACAGAGCAATCTATTGAGCCACAGCAGACT GTGAAGTCTAACCATGCCATAGAAGAAGAAAACATTCAGACTTTCCAAACAACCTGTCAGG atattttgGCAGAGCAGAAGCTGATTGAGAAGACGTGTGTGAACTTAAATAAAGACTGCACACAGACAGATGAGGAGGAGTTGCTGCAGGCCAGACAGAACGAGATTGAATCCATAACTGAAG ATCTTGCAAAACTGCAGGAGATGTATCAGAAACCAAGTGTCGGTGTCTCAGATGAACCTCAGCAGGAAGAACGGAGAGCTTGCAGACCTGCGGAAAACACAAAA CCTAATGAGGAGCAGGCAGATGATAAGCAGGAAAAGGGGCTGGATGGAGCAGCCGTAGGGAAAGTGGCTCAGGTAGCAAGGCGACTAGAGGGTGACCAACAGAACAGGCTGCAGCTG GAAATATTAAAGCAGCAGCTGGCTAAGAAGCAGGATACCATTGGGAAATTACAAAGGGAAAAAGATTTGGCTGCCCAGAAAGTTGGCAGTTCCAAACAGACATCAACCGTGAAGACAAAGAATAAAGGCAACTCTTTTAGTCCAACACAAGAG GTGGCAGAACTCGACTCCTCCATCCTGTCCACAAAGAGTCTCCGAAAAGAGCGCTTCCCCAAACCAGAGCTAGAAATCAGCTTTACACCACTTAAACCTGACCGAATGAAGGTCAGGAAACCAGGAGAAGCGGAGTCTGTCACGATAAAACTGCGACGTACAGCCAGAAAGAGAAAGAGCCCAGAGATGGAG AACTCTGTGGAGCCAGAAAATCGAAAAAACCGACGGCTGAAGGTGAACAACAAGGAAAACATGCAATCTATTGAG ACTCCCACAGTGCAAGGGGAAAAGGTGAGTCAATTAAAGCAGAAATACTCTCCTGCCATCCTGAAAGTTAAAAAAGACGGAGCCCTGCAGAAGATTGGAGACTTTATCCAGAGCTCTCCAACCCTCTTTGGGAGCAAAG CCAAAAAGATCATGAGCGTGGTGAATGTTAAATCCCCCGCACCGCCGAATCCTTCTGAAAACAACAAACCCAAGAAATCCAAACGAAAGCTCTTCAAGACTCGGGTTTCCTCCCCGCTGGACATACCCTCTCATCCT aTCATTGGAGGcagtgatgatgataataaagaGAGCGATCATCTCATAATCAAGAGAAAACTCAGAACAAGAACTGCCAAGAGATGGTCCAAACATTAA
- the kif20bb gene encoding kinesin-like protein KIF20B isoform X1: MMESCLNHKPGRVGSITAEDLRKDLSIEFSKLSRDSVFLDKEHLQVYLRVRPFTTAERTEGESQECISIEPPDTVILKAPRASLTARHSERFGTQLAQRFQFSQVYGPETTQRDIFDGTAKSLVKEVLDGGNSLIFSYGVTNAGKTFTFFGPDSDSGILPRSLNVIFNSIEGRNYSQNNIKPHRCVDFIRLTKEQQDEEATNKRNFLRRFKDIDPQKTLSSMSSSSCSSFESSTSSDTNGDSVCLDETSYVKFSVWVSFCEIYNENVHDLLDVVPNGSHRRNVLRLAQDVKGNAFVKDLKWVQVNSAEEALKVVKIGRKNQSFSSTKLNNVSSRSHSIFSIRILRIDDVGVPRVQTISELSLCDLAGSERCAKTQNRGDRLKEAGNINTSLLTLGKCINALRLNQTQTKFHQHIPFRESKLTHYLQGFFCGHGKVCMIININQCASVYDETLNVLKFSAVAQKVVVHNPKPAPSIALKRSARDVSMIINNADKKDWTRRSSLMGWEMSLEDVQEDEDDEEMGEDDGESMEDNTVLEATESQELCELQLKIEELQEKLSKEESEKIIMESRIREEVTAEFMELFSNMEKDYNERLQREKEIVEERADRRLELLKNLVNKTSEEMAAVSSDENAAKEAKIELLDSMIEAMRNDIAKIKGDAEAVQNCLTNVPESPRTINHLRTQLEEKRDELFKSQQHLSLKNKEFEAMCVQMQESNDQLLQANKNYENQKLRCQELMSICQEKDDMVSKLQTALDQNVEAATKDRAFINNIKEEILNFRNNCKCMLKEDGEPRGEEMTNQETQQLLQELKMKEEQLNELKLERCSLEKKVCDLSDRLAELTRAHEATVVMERAEVYKVTNENKTLANELHELQQTANEMGSKLKTLQIELNTQTKIANELSEELDAAKALIKEHQAEFCNQSRTIESLMTDADNLHQELSVCQLTHEKKEAECEKMLELSHEKSRQISDLEQEVSQTRANMCQLEELCSQLKYERDAQAQEYQSLLSRYDAQKFVVAQIKSNSELLEELTALKHQQGRIEEQEQDSRDDCWKTLQDKLIQILSKLNQHGEVLNIVRTIVENEISKPRDEAKRRITAMEKDLAHKDAKLETKAQEILKLRELVNDGLNKIKTMSCDLQQVETERSDVRDQLSEAKMQKEQLEKQILILSEEKKMFQQKLCEANEMRDQAGHSLSCTEQSIEPQQTVKSNHAIEEENIQTFQTTCQDILAEQKLIEKTCVNLNKDCTQTDEEELLQARQNEIESITEDLAKLQEMYQKPSVGVSDEPQQEERRACRPAENTKPNEEQADDKQEKGLDGAAVGKVAQVARRLEGDQQNRLQLEILKQQLAKKQDTIGKLQREKDLAAQKVGSSKQTSTVKTKNKGNSFSPTQEVAELDSSILSTKSLRKERFPKPELEISFTPLKPDRMKVRKPGEAESVTIKLRRTARKRKSPEMENSVEPENRKNRRLKVNNKENMQSIETPTVQGEKVSQLKQKYSPAILKVKKDGALQKIGDFIQSSPTLFGSKAKKIMSVVNVKSPAPPNPSENNKPKKSKRKLFKTRVSSPLDIPSHPIIGGSDDDNKESDHLIIKRKLRTRTAKRWSKH, translated from the exons ATGATGGAATCGTGTTTAAATCATAAGCCTGGGAGAGTTGGCTCTATAACGGCTGAGGACCTCCGGAAAGATCTTTCCATCGAGTTTTCCAAATTATCAAgg GACTCAGTATTTCTGGACAAAGAGCATCTGCAGGTCTATCTCCGTGTCCGCCCATTCACTACTGCAGAGAGAACAGAAGGAGAATCGCAG GAGTGCATCTCAATTGAGCCTCCAGATACCGTGATTCTGAAGGCACCTAGAGCATCTCTGACAGCCAGACACAGTGAGAGATTCGGGACACAGCTGGCACAACGATTTCAGTTCTCACAG GTGTACGGTCCAGAAACGACACAAAGAGATATATTTGATGGAACAGCCAAAAGCCTTGTGAAAGAAGTGTTGGATGGAGGGAATTCCTTGATCTTTTCTTATGGAGTTACTAATGCTGGGAAGACGTTTACTTTTTTTG GCCCTGATTCAGATAGTGGAATTCTGCCCAGGTCATTAAATGTGATCTTTAACAGCATAGAAGGCAGAAATTATTCTCAAAATAACATCAAGCCTCACAGATGTGTCGACTTTATAAGACTCACCAAAGAGCAGCAGGATGAGGAAGCGACAAATAAGAGAAACTTTCTTCGCCGATTTAAAGAt ATTGACCCCCAGAAAACCCTGTCTAGCATGTCCAGCTCCAGCTGTTCATCATTTGAAA GCTCCACCTCTAGTGACACAAATGGGGACAGTGTCTGTTTGGATGAGACCTCTTATGTTAAATTTTCTGTGTGGGTCTCCTTTTGTGAAATCTACAATGAAAACGTCCATGATCTGCTTGATGTTGTTCCAAATGGCTCTCACAGAAGGAATGTTTTGCGGCTAGCCCAAGATGTTAAAGGAAATGCTTTTGTGAAAG ATCTAAAATGGGTTCAAGTCAACAGTGCAGAAGAGGCATTAAAAGTTGTGAAAATCGGAAGGAAAAATCAAAGTTTTTCATCCACCAAGCTCAACAATGTCTCTAGCAGAAG CCACAGTATATTTTCCATTCGGATCTTGCGTATTGATGATGTCGGTGTTCCTCGAGTTCAGACAATAAGCGA gttGTCATTATGTGATTTGGCTGGATCTGAGCGATGTGCAAAGACTCAGAACCGAGGAGACCGCTTAAAAGAAGCTGGAAACATCAACACTTCCTTGTTAACGCTAGGGAAATGCATCAATGCTCTGAGGCTTAACCAAACGCAAACCAA GTTTCATCAGCACATCCCCTTCAGAGAGAGCAAACTCACACATTATTTGCAGGGTTTTTTCTGTGGCCATGGAAAAGTCTGCATGATCATCAACATAAACCAGTGTGCCTCTGTATATGATGAAACCCTGAATGTCCTCAAGTTCTCAGCAGTGGCTCAGAAG GTGGTGGTCCACAACCCTAAACCAGCTCCTAGCATTGCGCTCAAGAGATCTGCCAGAGATGTGTCCATGATAATCAATAACGCTGATAAGAAGGATTGGACCAGGAGAAGCTCGCTCATGGGCTGGGAGATGAGCCTAGAGGACGTGCAGgaggatgaagatgatgaagaaATGGGTGAGGATGATGGTGAGAGCATGGAGGACAACACTGTCCTAGAGGCTACAGAAAGTCAAGAGCTGTGTGAG CTTCAGTTGAAAATTGAAGAGCTCCAAGAGAAGCTGTCCAAAGAAGAGtctgaaaaaataattatggaATCTCGTATTCGTGAGGAAGTCACTGCAGAGTTTATGGAGCTGTTTTCTAACATGGAAAAAGACTACAA TGAACGTCttcaaagagagaaagaaattgTTGAGGAAAGAGCAGATAGGAGGCTTGAGCTACTGAAGAATCTGGTCAACAAAACTTCCGAAGAAATGGCTGCTGTTAGCAGTGATGAGAATGCTGCAAAG GAGGCTAAGATTGAGCTTTTGGACAGCATGATTGAGGCAATGCGAAATGATATAGCTAAGATAAAAGGAGATGCAGAGGCAGTACAGAATTGCTTGACAAATGTCCCTGAATCACCCAGAACAATTAATCATCTGAGGACACAGCTGGAGGAGAAGAGAGATGAGCTTTTCAAAAGCCAACAACATCTcagtcttaaaaataaag AGTTTGAAGCAATGTGTGTTCAAATGCAGGAATCAAATGACCAGCTTCTCCAAGCAAATAAA aATTATGAAAACCAGAAACTGAGATGTCAGGAACTCATGTCAATCTGCCAGGAGAAAGATGACATGGTCTCTAAATTACAGACTGCTTTGGACCAAAACGTGGAGGCAGCTACTAAAGAT AGGGCTTTCATTAATAATATCAAAGAAGAAATCCTAAATTTCAGAAACAACTGTAAGTGTATGCTGAAAGAAGATGGTGAACCTAGAGGGGAGGAAATGACAAATCAGGAAACTCAGCAGCTTTTGCAAGAACTGAAAATGAAAGAGGAGCAGCTGAATGAACTTAAACTTGAGCGTTGTTCACTTGAGAAAAAAGTGTGTGATCTCTCTGATAGACTGGCAGAGCTGACTCGTGCACATGAAGCCACTGTGGTGATGGAGAGAGCAGAGGTCTACAAAGTCACAAATGAGAACAAGACTCTTGCCAATGAGCTACATGAACTTCAGCAGACAGCCAATGAGATGGGCTCAAAGCTCAAAACTCTGCAGATAGAATTGAACACTCAGACAAAGATTGCCAATGAGCTTTCAGAAGAACTTGATGCAGCCAAAGCTTTGATTAAGGAACATCAAGCAGAGTTTTGCAATCAGTCCAGAACTATTGAATCCTTAATGACAGATGCAGATAATTTGCATCAGGAACTCAGTGTCTGTCAGCTCACTCATGAGAAAAAGGAGGCTGAATGTGAGAAGATGTTGGAGTTATCTCATGAGAAGAGCCGACAGATCAGTGACCTGGAGCAGGAGGTCAGCCAGACCAGAGCAAACATGTGCCAGCTGGAGGAACTCTGCAGTCAGCTTAAATATGAGCGTGATGCCCAGGCACAAGAGTACCAGAGCCTACTGAGCCGTTATGACGCTCAAAAGTTTGTTGTGGCCCAAATAAAAAGTAACTCTGAGCTCCTGGAAGAACTGACTGCTCTGAAACATCAGCAGGGGAGGATAGAAGAACAAGAGCAAGACTCCAGAGATGATTGCTggaaaactctgcaggacaaacTCATTCAAATTCTGAGCAAACTGAACCAGCACGGGGAAGTTCTGAACATAGTAAGAACAATTGTAGAGAATGAGATCTCTAAGCCAAGAGATGAGGCAAAGAGGAGAATAACTGCGATGGAGAAAGATCTGGCTCATAAAGATGCAAAACTAGAGACTAAAGCCCAAGAGATTTTGAA ATTGAGAGAACTTGTCAACGATGGACTTAATAAAATCAAGACCATGAGTTGTGATTTGCAGCAGGTGGAGACAGAGCGATCTGATGTCAGAGATCAGTTATCTGAGGCTAAAATGCAGAAAGAACAGTTAGAGAAACAG ATTTTGATCTTAagtgaagaaaagaaaatgtttcagCAGAAGCTATGTGAAGCAAATGAGATGAGGGATCAGGCTGGACACAGTTTGAGCTGTACAGAGCAATCTATTGAGCCACAGCAGACT GTGAAGTCTAACCATGCCATAGAAGAAGAAAACATTCAGACTTTCCAAACAACCTGTCAGG atattttgGCAGAGCAGAAGCTGATTGAGAAGACGTGTGTGAACTTAAATAAAGACTGCACACAGACAGATGAGGAGGAGTTGCTGCAGGCCAGACAGAACGAGATTGAATCCATAACTGAAG ATCTTGCAAAACTGCAGGAGATGTATCAGAAACCAAGTGTCGGTGTCTCAGATGAACCTCAGCAGGAAGAACGGAGAGCTTGCAGACCTGCGGAAAACACAAAA CCTAATGAGGAGCAGGCAGATGATAAGCAGGAAAAGGGGCTGGATGGAGCAGCCGTAGGGAAAGTGGCTCAGGTAGCAAGGCGACTAGAGGGTGACCAACAGAACAGGCTGCAGCTG GAAATATTAAAGCAGCAGCTGGCTAAGAAGCAGGATACCATTGGGAAATTACAAAGGGAAAAAGATTTGGCTGCCCAGAAAGTTGGCAGTTCCAAACAGACATCAACCGTGAAGACAAAGAATAAAGGCAACTCTTTTAGTCCAACACAAGAG GTGGCAGAACTCGACTCCTCCATCCTGTCCACAAAGAGTCTCCGAAAAGAGCGCTTCCCCAAACCAGAGCTAGAAATCAGCTTTACACCACTTAAACCTGACCGAATGAAGGTCAGGAAACCAGGAGAAGCGGAGTCTGTCACGATAAAACTGCGACGTACAGCCAGAAAGAGAAAGAGCCCAGAGATGGAG AACTCTGTGGAGCCAGAAAATCGAAAAAACCGACGGCTGAAGGTGAACAACAAGGAAAACATGCAATCTATTGAG ACTCCCACAGTGCAAGGGGAAAAGGTGAGTCAATTAAAGCAGAAATACTCTCCTGCCATCCTGAAAGTTAAAAAAGACGGAGCCCTGCAGAAGATTGGAGACTTTATCCAGAGCTCTCCAACCCTCTTTGGGAGCAAAG CCAAAAAGATCATGAGCGTGGTGAATGTTAAATCCCCCGCACCGCCGAATCCTTCTGAAAACAACAAACCCAAGAAATCCAAACGAAAGCTCTTCAAGACTCGGGTTTCCTCCCCGCTGGACATACCCTCTCATCCT aTCATTGGAGGcagtgatgatgataataaagaGAGCGATCATCTCATAATCAAGAGAAAACTCAGAACAAGAACTGCCAAGAGATGGTCCAAACATTAA